Proteins from one Telopea speciosissima isolate NSW1024214 ecotype Mountain lineage chromosome 1, Tspe_v1, whole genome shotgun sequence genomic window:
- the LOC122650881 gene encoding uncharacterized protein LOC122650881: MERFKKLQPTYFSKVDTNPLQPERWISAMERTFEVLECTDAQKLICVEFQLQDKAAAWWKSARPNLEEIHPNPTWEQFKEAFFENFFPKSFRDEKEAGFEALTQGLGSILDYQQQFKDLFHFASAHMRGDACKAKKFEKGLKPEISAMLAILEIQSYA; encoded by the coding sequence atggaaagattcaagaagctccaacCAACCTATTTCTCAAAGGTTGACACGAACCCACTGCAACCTGAGCGATGGATCAGTGCCATGGAAAGAACCTTCGAAGTATTGGAATGCACGGATGCTCAGAAGCTAATCTGTGTCGAATTTCAATTGCAGGACAAGGCCGCAGCCTGGTGGAAGTCAGCAAGACCCAACCTGGAAGAGATTCATCCCAATCCTACCtgggaacaatttaaggaagcCTTTTTCGAAAACTTCTTTCCGAAAAGTTTCAGAGATGAAAAAGAAGCAGGGTTTGAAGCTCTCACCCAAGGATTGGGATCAATCCTAGACTATCAgcaacaatttaaggatttattccattttgcttCAGCACATATGAGGGGCGATGCATGCaaagcaaagaaatttgagaaggggcttaaACCCGAGATCAGTGCCATGTTGGCCATTCTAGAGATCCAATCATATGCCTAG